A single genomic interval of Desulfovibrio sp. harbors:
- a CDS encoding EVE domain-containing protein, whose translation MAVNHWLLKSEPGCYSIDDLAAEPGQTTSWTGVRNFQARNFIRDQMSEGDLAIFYHSVTEPSAVGTMRVVRAAHPDETAFDPQDSHYDPKSTPEKPLWFSVDVAFVGKFATPVPLAAMRRTPALAGMELLRRGSRLSVMPITKEEFEIVCRLGG comes from the coding sequence ATGGCCGTGAACCATTGGCTCTTGAAGTCCGAGCCGGGATGCTATTCCATAGACGATCTGGCCGCGGAGCCGGGCCAGACCACCAGTTGGACCGGAGTACGCAATTTCCAGGCCCGCAACTTCATCCGCGACCAGATGTCCGAGGGCGACCTGGCCATCTTCTACCACAGCGTGACCGAGCCTTCGGCCGTGGGCACCATGCGCGTGGTGCGGGCCGCCCACCCCGACGAGACCGCCTTTGACCCGCAGGACAGCCACTACGACCCCAAGTCCACCCCGGAAAAGCCACTCTGGTTCTCGGTGGACGTCGCCTTCGTAGGTAAATTCGCCACCCCTGTGCCCCTGGCGGCCATGCGCCGCACCCCGGCCCTTGCAGGCATGGAGCTTCTGCGCCGAGGGTCGCGGCTGTCGGTGATGCCCATCACCAAGGAGGAGTTTGAGATTGTGTGCAGGCTTGGCGGGTAG